The Brassica oleracea var. oleracea cultivar TO1000 chromosome C7, BOL, whole genome shotgun sequence sequence GAACTCAATTAGCGTAAGATAGAACCATAAGTCAATCAATCAAACAAATACAACTAGAAGTCTACAAGTCTAAGAGAAGATAACCCAGAAGGTCGAGAGATACCTTTGATTTCGTTTTCGTTTTCAGAAGATCCATGTGAGATGAAATTAGAACGTCCATGTTACGGATCCATCGATTTCGATTCAGAACAAACCCTTAGCCTTCGATTTCATTTTCGTCTTCATAAGAACATATGGCCTTCGATTTCGATTCAGGACAAACCCCTCGCCTTCGATTTCGATTCAGAACAAACCCAGAACCTTTGATTTTGATTTCGATGTCAAGTTGTACGGTATAACTGAAAGAGAATGGAAAATAATTAACCCTATTGGTACCCTAGCGTAAAATTAGACGGCCCATTCTTAACCCACATTAAAAAATACGGGTTTTGGGTTATAAATTTTCATGCGGGCCGGGCTACCCCTTTAGAAATGAGCCCACGACAACATCCCTGCTCGCATTGCAGCTCTATCTCTGCCAACACCCAGTGATCCGCCCTTTCCCTGCATCAATAAAAGTATTATAAAGAGACGCAAACATAAAGGGTATCAGAAAGCAGATACCTTGATTCGAGCATCTAAGCGCTTGAACATGGGAGCATGCTTGAGAATGTCTGGTATGACCATAAACCTGTCAACATCTCTCCATAGGTTACTAATCCATCTACGAACGAAAGTAAATAAAAATTAAATAAAAAAGTGCATAAAGCACACCTGACTTTGCTGCCACGAATGAAGATATGCTCAAGCTGTGATACCTTAGCATCCTGTGACACAAAACGAAAGTTTGACAATTAACAAGAAGAAGTTGCCAATCTGAGTAAAGAGTAGCAATGATTCAAAACACAATGGATCGATAAGGTGTAGATAACAGATGATTGACCATGGCGGTAAAGGTAATGTCCTCGAGCTGACAGTTCCAGTTATCCTCACACTCGATCATGCTCCCTCTGTAGAGCTCGCCGCTCTTCAGCTCAACCGTCACGACATGACCCGAAGCTTCACCGGTATCCCCAGACTTGGGCTCATCTCTGTTAAACCCTAATTAACAACACCTTCCTTTCCTTCCCTTTCACTCGATTCGCAGTAGGCTGTTTTATAAAAGCAGTTTTATGAATTGGGCTTTACATTTAGCCCATTAATCACACTTAAGGCCCTGTTTTATAAATTGCTTTTTTTTTACTCCTTATATTCTAACATTAATTGTACTCTAGACCTTACTTTTCTGTAGAGAGAGTCACACACACAGACGACGGTTGATTTCACGGAGAGCCGATCGGGCAGGTTATAAGGTTATTGATCGGCTGATATGGCGGAGGAGAAGGAGAGGAAAGGAGATGGAAAGCACAAGTATAGCATAATCGTTCCTACCTACAACGAGCGCCTCAATATCGCCCTCATCGTCTACCTCATCTTCAAGCATCTCCGGTAAAATCGATATCTCGGGTTATTGTTTTCTGTATCGCATTTGGCTCGAATTCGATTCTGATCGCCGCATTAGTGATGCAGTATCTCTCGTTATGGATCATTGGTTTTACATCGCACATCCAGATTTTGTTCTTAGAACCTCCGGTTTAGTGATCGGAGAAGCTAGGTTTTGTAATCGATTCTAGCTGTGGCTGGCTTATAAGAGATGAACCGTTTTGTTTGTTGAGTAGTAGACTCTTCTCTGGTTAATGTTAATTTGAGAATCATTCACCAATGTTAAGGCAATCTACCACTTGTTGTGTGATGTAGGGATGTTGATTTTGAGATAATTGTTGTGGATGATGGGAGTCCTGATGGCACACAAGAAATCGTCAAGCAACTTCAGCACTTGTATGGTGAAGACCGCATTGTGAGTACAGTTGACGAGTTAGGGCTTGAATATGTTGTTTTTTTTTTTTGTATGCTTTTTTTTTTGTGTTTAGTTGAGCTCTGTGTTCGTCTTTGTTATGATGCAGCTTCTAAGAGCTCGAGCCAAGAAGCTTGGTTTGGGTTTGTATCTGTAACTCCCATCATCTTCTATTACTTTGCTTTGCAAGAAGTGCATGATTATTAATCTTGTTTGCGTCATCAATTTCAGGAACTGCGTATATCCATGGTTTGAAGCATGCTACAGGTGATTTCGTCGTAATCATGGATGCTGATCTTTCGCATCATGTAAGAGACATCAACTGAACTATCTTGTTTTCTTGTCTTTTTGTTGCTCTGACTCAACTTTTCTCTTGTGAAGCCAAAGTATTTACCAAGTTTCATCAAGTAAGTAGAGTTTCTTCATCTCTTACAAAAATCTCGTAGGCTTATAATGATCTTCATTTGACTCTGTTTTTGTCTATATCACGAAGGAAACAACTAGAGACAAATGCAAGTATAGTAACGGGTACACGATATGTGAAAGGTGGTGGTGTACACGGGTGGAATCTTATGCGTAAACTCACAAGCAGAGGAGCGAATGTGCTAGCTCAAACACTTTTATGGCCTGGTGTATCTGATTTAACCGGATCCTTCCGGTAAATTCCAGTAAACTTTTGTGGCTTTACTTTTCCTGATTCATTTGACTGACCTTCACACACTTTTTTTTATTTGAAAGGCTATACAAGAAATCTGTGCTTGAGGACGTGATAAGTTCATGTGTGAGTAAAGGTTATGTCTTTCAGATGGAGATGATTGTTCGTGCTACCAGAAAAGGATACCATATTGAAGAGGTCTCTCTCTCTCTTCTTTGTATAGAAATCCATTTGTGATTTTGATTCCTTTTAAAGCATTCGGTATTCATATGGTTCCTCTGATTCTCGTCTTGATCTGCAGGTGCCGATCACTTTTGTGGATAGAGTCTTTGGAACTTCGAAGCTGGGAGGATCTGAAATAGTGGAATATCTAAAAGGGCTCGGCTATCTTCTCCTAACGACTTAAAGAGACACCAAGCAGCTCAACACACGCATGAATCTTTCTTTATACTCGTCTCTTAACACCTGAACTCTGATCCATGTCTTTTAGAACTTCACTTCAGCTTTGACTACGGAGACATAGTTTTGCCTCTTTCAAAGACTAAGGTTCATGTCATTGACATTGTTCGTTTTGAATGCTATACTCTCTCTACCTTAGGTAATAGACTTATATTCTGGTAATGGGCTTTACTGTTTGGCAACTTTACAAGAAATCAGGCGAGGCCCAATAGGAAGTCAATCATATGAACCACGTCGCTGATAAACTTTCCAAACATTCACTTCTGCTAGAGGCATTTGATTGAAATCATTACCATTTCTGTCCGAACTCATTAAGGCCTTGAACAGTTGGCTAAAGAGCTCTCCGAAGAAAGAACCACAAGAACCAACACCAGATCTATCAGAAGAGGCACCACTGTTTGATGTTATCAACAGTTGGTCACAAGCCCTAGAGGGATCATATAAAGAGGAGGAGTTTACAGAAGCGTATGTACGATGGTGATGCATGTAAACCATCGGGGGAGAAACCGAGGATGGAGTTGGAGGAGCAAAGGAATCTTAATGGTGGCGATAATACGGATATAGAGAGGAAACTTGTGATGCTGGAGGAGGAAGAGCAGAAGATGCATAGGAAGATGTAGACAGTGCCATCTGTTGAAGTAATGGGGAGTTTAAATGTGAAGTTTAGCATGGAACAAATTTACAAATGTATGGAGAAATTGGCTGCAAACTCGAAGCAGACTTATGAGGAACTTGACTTGATATGCACACGTAAAGTAACGGTTTGATTTGGTATGTTACCCTTGTGTTCTTGGAAGAGTTTTAAAAATGCGTATTTGATTGTTGACAGTAGAGGTATGGATCTATTTATATATGCCTTTGTATGTATTCAGATCATGAACATGAGATTAAGTTCCAACTTACAAGTCAAAAAGTAGGAGTATTCTTGCGTCACAAGAAGTCTCCTCGAAACATTTTGATGATCAGCAACGACAATATGCAGAGCAAAGACACATCAAGCATGTTGCAGAAACCTGACCTCCAGAGCCGTGCGAGCATTTATGGTTACTCTACACGAATCATAAAAATCTCAACAATAAAAAATAAAAATAAATATTTTAATAGAGAAGAACATATAAATAATTAAACTAATAAAAAATTGTAATTATACAAAAAGATTTTTTATATTTATTAAAAATATTAATCAAATATTTATCATTAAATATTCTAGTTAATTTTAAGATAAAATAATTAAATTACTCAATGTTTTATGCCATAATCAAACAAAGATAAAATTTGACTAACTTTAGCTTTAATATTTCAAAAATGCATTCAGACCTATAATCACTAATATCTAATTATTTTAGTTATTTAGCAGTTCTTTACATTGTTTCTTACTTAGGAAACTCATGTGTTCGTTAATTATAGGCTCATGTTTTTAATCAAAATTATTATCTTGCTTTCGTTGTATATACTCCAATTCTAGTGGTTATATTATGAATGGTAATAGTCAACAGATGATGCCCTTGGATCTTTATTTATTTTTTGCTGCCATAAGCGAAAGTTTCTTTTTTCAACGCTGTGGCACGGCACTGCTGACCTCGTTTAATCTGTTGAACCAATAAATAATATTCGTGATTATGTGTGTCTGTAAGCATGTTGAGATGGATTATATTAGAAAAGTATCCCTCCATCTGACAGACTAGCTCTACAGTTCTCCAGACCTGTGCTTGATCTAGCAAAGAGATGGTATTGTGCTAAAAAATTTGTGGTGATCATTGTACAGGTCCCTCCAGCTGAGCTAAGAGGTTTTGTTGCTCACTCATCCTCAAATTGTTGTTGCCGCAGTCATCCCGCAAGTCACAACAACAACACCTAACTTTCATGTTTTTATTTTATTTTATCGGAAACTTCAAGTTCATAACAGTTTGAAAAAAAAAAAAGTTCACAACAGTTTGGCGATTTACAGGTTTCCAGACAAAGAAGCATTGCAGTTTCCAATGGCGGCTCTATACTGTAAAAGCATTTCCAATGTAAAATTATATTATTTTTTCTCCAAAATAGAATAACTATATAATGAATTTGACTTAGCTTCAATCTTACTCTAATTTTATGTGAAAAATAAAACAATGAATAAAAAAGTAAAAGAATTATTCTATTTATGAGGTAAATCTATGTTAACTTTATTATGAAATGAGAAAATAGAATGGAATTAAAGCATTTTTTATTTCAAACTTCATTTTGGAATAAATATAAAGTATGGTTAGAGAGATGCTCTAAGCAAAAAAAGAATACAAGTAGCACCGTACAAGGGGTACAACTTACAAAAGTGTTTATGATCAAATATATGCTCAGTCTCAAATTTTAAGTCCGACTATATTATTGTTATTAGCTAATTAATTAAAGTTTACAAAAATTAAAAACTGTCTGCTCTCATTATTTTTGTTCATTTCCACTAATGGAATCAAATACCCTACTTACATGATAATTAAAAATTATAATAGGCAAAACAGAAAGAAAAAAAACGAGTGTGATTCTCTCTCCTCTATCTCTTTTCTCTCCCAACCTTTCGTTTCCAAACCAACGCATGTGCTCACCCTCCCGTGAACGGCCGCGCGTACGCGTGCGTGCTGCGGCCGGCGGGGCTCCTTCTTCCCTTCCTGTTTTCTCTTTTTGCTCTCCAACGCCTCTTCCTCTCCCCT is a genomic window containing:
- the LOC106303805 gene encoding probable dolichol-phosphate mannosyltransferase; the encoded protein is MAEEKERKGDGKHKYSIIVPTYNERLNIALIVYLIFKHLRDVDFEIIVVDDGSPDGTQEIVKQLQHLYGEDRILLRARAKKLGLGTAYIHGLKHATGDFVVIMDADLSHHPKYLPSFIKKQLETNASIVTGTRYVKGGGVHGWNLMRKLTSRGANVLAQTLLWPGVSDLTGSFRLYKKSVLEDVISSCVSKGYVFQMEMIVRATRKGYHIEEVPITFVDRVFGTSKLGGSEIVEYLKGLGYLLLTT